From Streptomyces sp. NBC_00370, a single genomic window includes:
- a CDS encoding transporter substrate-binding domain-containing protein, translating to MTTERLLARRVPRLAATTVAGAAALALLAACGDSSDPGSSPAADVKAGAPADVPVPKEDVVSAIKADPALSAKLPAAVRESGTLSLGTTLVPGTNNLPHGGQVDGKDIGLDVDLRNAVAKVLGITWKVGYGTFPTVIPGVQNGKYDVGQDNFGVTKDREKVVDFATYLSDGQAFLGSKDADIDKATSVTDVCGLNIATSSGSTFQQILTTGAPKCAAAGKKPYKVTYFADTAPIFLGLANGKVDIYFGPTLGVKYDQKRLPGTKFLGEVSTTPVGFVTKKGSPVAQALTDAVNKLIADGDYAKIFKKWGVPGTGIAKSELNPPATF from the coding sequence GTGACCACCGAAAGACTGCTCGCCCGCCGTGTCCCGCGCCTCGCCGCCACCACCGTCGCCGGGGCCGCCGCCCTCGCCCTGCTCGCCGCCTGCGGCGACTCGTCCGACCCGGGCAGCTCGCCCGCGGCCGACGTGAAGGCCGGCGCGCCGGCCGATGTGCCGGTGCCGAAGGAGGACGTCGTCTCGGCGATCAAGGCCGACCCGGCGCTGAGCGCGAAACTGCCGGCCGCCGTCCGCGAGAGCGGCACGCTCTCCCTGGGCACCACACTCGTGCCGGGGACCAACAACCTGCCGCACGGCGGTCAGGTGGACGGCAAGGACATCGGCCTCGACGTGGATCTGCGCAACGCCGTCGCCAAGGTGCTCGGCATCACCTGGAAGGTGGGGTACGGCACGTTCCCCACCGTCATCCCCGGTGTGCAGAACGGCAAGTACGACGTGGGCCAGGACAACTTCGGGGTGACCAAGGACCGCGAGAAGGTCGTGGACTTCGCCACGTACCTCAGCGACGGGCAGGCCTTCCTCGGCTCCAAGGACGCGGACATCGACAAGGCGACCAGCGTCACCGACGTGTGCGGGCTGAACATCGCGACCAGCTCCGGCTCGACCTTCCAGCAGATCCTCACCACCGGCGCGCCCAAGTGCGCCGCGGCCGGCAAGAAGCCGTACAAGGTGACGTACTTCGCCGACACCGCGCCTATCTTCCTGGGGCTCGCCAACGGCAAGGTGGACATCTACTTCGGTCCGACGCTGGGGGTCAAGTACGACCAGAAGCGGCTGCCGGGGACCAAGTTCCTCGGCGAGGTCAGCACGACCCCGGTCGGCTTCGTCACGAAGAAGGGCTCCCCCGTCGCCCAGGCCCTGACCGACGCCGTCAACAAGCTGATCGCCGACGGCGACTACGCCAAGATCTTCAAGAAG
- a CDS encoding amino acid ABC transporter ATP-binding protein, translated as MTGAETPLVRIRGLRKSFGAHTVLDGIDLDVREGEVTVMLGPSGSGKSTLLRCVNHLERPDAGFVEVGGDIVGYRHDGGKLHELRARSITKQRAHVGMVFQQFNLFPHMTVLENITEAPVAVRGVGRKQAAERARELLARVGLAGRENSYPRQMSGGQQQRVAIARALAMEPRLLLFDEPTSALDPELVGEVLAVMKDLALSGNTMIVVTHEMGFAREVADTMVFLDGGRIIESGPPAEVLTNPQHERARTFLSAVL; from the coding sequence ATGACCGGGGCCGAGACACCCCTCGTAAGGATCCGGGGGCTGCGCAAGAGTTTCGGCGCGCACACCGTCCTGGACGGTATCGACCTCGACGTGCGCGAAGGGGAAGTGACCGTCATGCTGGGCCCCTCGGGCTCCGGCAAGTCCACCCTGCTGCGCTGCGTCAATCATCTGGAGCGGCCCGACGCCGGCTTCGTCGAGGTGGGCGGCGACATCGTCGGCTACCGGCACGACGGCGGCAAGCTGCACGAGCTGCGGGCGCGGTCGATCACCAAGCAGCGCGCGCACGTCGGCATGGTCTTCCAGCAGTTCAACCTCTTCCCGCACATGACGGTGCTGGAGAACATCACCGAGGCCCCCGTGGCCGTACGCGGTGTCGGCAGGAAGCAGGCCGCCGAGCGGGCCCGTGAACTGCTCGCGCGGGTGGGCCTCGCCGGCCGCGAGAACTCGTACCCCCGGCAGATGTCCGGCGGCCAGCAGCAGCGGGTGGCCATCGCCCGCGCGCTGGCCATGGAGCCGCGGCTGCTGCTGTTCGACGAGCCGACGAGCGCCCTCGACCCGGAACTCGTCGGTGAGGTGCTCGCCGTGATGAAGGACCTGGCGCTCAGCGGCAACACCATGATCGTGGTCACCCACGAGATGGGCTTCGCGCGGGAGGTCGCCGACACGATGGTCTTCCTCGACGGCGGCCGGATCATCGAATCGGGGCCCCCCGCCGAAGTGCTGACCAACCCGCAGCACGAGCGGGCCCGCACCTTCCTCTCCGCGGTCCTCTGA
- a CDS encoding amino acid ABC transporter permease, with translation MASPDTFQREPTAALAEKPTDQQLLAAKLVPLRRPGQWISALVLLVLFAMLVNTLVTNKRFQWDVVGSYFLGSSILRGLELTLWLTAAVMVSGYLLGIGIAAMRLSTNPVLRGLSFGYVWLIRSVPPLVQLLFWYELASLYPRLSLGIPFGHEFVTVKTAHLFSGVLAAYVALTLDVAAFSAEIVRGGILAVDQGQAEAAQALGLGGGRIFRKIVLPQAMPAIIPASGNMLIGMLKATSIVSVIAVQDLLYSAQLIYNQNYLIMPLLLVATIWYIILTTLLSIGQYYVERYYARGSKRGQGGGRSGRGFWQIARGNIPLFGRTKADLGGLS, from the coding sequence ATGGCAAGTCCGGACACCTTCCAACGCGAACCCACCGCCGCACTGGCCGAAAAACCCACCGACCAGCAGCTCCTCGCGGCGAAACTGGTCCCGCTGCGCCGGCCCGGGCAGTGGATCTCCGCCCTGGTCCTGCTCGTGCTGTTCGCGATGCTGGTGAACACACTGGTGACCAACAAGAGGTTCCAGTGGGACGTCGTGGGGAGCTACTTCCTGGGCAGCTCGATCCTGCGCGGCCTTGAGCTGACGTTGTGGCTCACCGCCGCCGTCATGGTCAGCGGCTACCTGCTGGGCATCGGCATCGCGGCGATGCGGCTCTCCACCAACCCCGTGCTGCGGGGCCTGAGTTTCGGCTACGTATGGCTGATCCGGTCGGTGCCGCCGCTGGTGCAGCTGCTCTTCTGGTACGAACTGGCCTCGCTCTACCCGCGGTTGTCGCTGGGCATCCCCTTCGGCCACGAGTTCGTCACGGTCAAGACGGCGCACCTGTTCAGTGGTGTGCTCGCCGCGTATGTGGCGCTGACGCTGGACGTGGCCGCGTTCTCGGCCGAGATCGTCAGGGGCGGCATCCTCGCCGTCGACCAGGGCCAGGCCGAGGCGGCGCAGGCGCTGGGGCTCGGCGGCGGCCGGATCTTCCGCAAGATCGTGTTGCCGCAGGCGATGCCGGCGATCATCCCCGCCTCGGGAAACATGCTCATCGGCATGCTGAAAGCCACCTCGATCGTCAGCGTGATCGCCGTGCAGGACCTGCTCTACTCGGCGCAGCTGATCTACAACCAGAACTACCTGATCATGCCGCTGCTGCTGGTCGCCACCATCTGGTACATCATCCTCACCACCCTGCTGTCGATCGGCCAGTACTACGTCGAGCGTTACTACGCGCGCGGCAGCAAGCGCGGCCAGGGCGGCGGCCGTTCGGGCCGCGGCTTCTGGCAGATCGCGCGGGGCAACATTCCGCTCTTCGGACGGACCAAGGCCGACCTGGGAGGTCTGTCATGA
- a CDS encoding putative leader peptide, which translates to MHTHERGRTRCPGSFQSRVSRRHVDLLRVNSALCPGISRLH; encoded by the coding sequence ATGCATACACACGAGCGTGGCCGCACCCGCTGTCCCGGATCCTTCCAGTCGCGCGTCTCGCGGCGCCATGTTGACCTGCTGCGCGTGAACAGCGCCCTGTGTCCGGGCATCTCCCGGCTCCACTGA
- a CDS encoding putative leader peptide: MRAGSDRAVTGIFRIRAVAMFSRRHIDLQRVAGALCPAYEHAVAHSAQA, encoded by the coding sequence GTGCGAGCAGGATCCGACCGGGCCGTGACCGGCATCTTCCGCATCCGCGCCGTCGCGATGTTCTCCCGGCGCCACATCGATCTGCAGCGCGTCGCCGGCGCCCTGTGTCCGGCGTACGAGCACGCCGTCGCGCACAGCGCTCAAGCCTGA
- a CDS encoding LLM class flavin-dependent oxidoreductase, whose amino-acid sequence MPRSPSALHLAVALDGAGWHPAAWREPAARPGELFTARYWADLVTEAEQGLLDLVTIEDALSLQSTDLDGLDGRTDQVRGRLDAVLIAARIAPLTRHIGLVPTTVVTHTEPFHVSKAIATVDFVSGGRAGVRVKVSGRGDEAAHFGRRTVPRLRVDELDTPAGRAALKELFDEAADYVEVLRRLWDSWEDDAEIRDAATGRFIDREKLHYIDFEGDRFSVKGPSITPRPPQGQPIVSALAHRTEPFRLVARSADLGFVTPRDTAHATEIVTEIREAQTAAGRADETVHVFGDLVVFIDDDPAAAADRKAALDERAGAPYTSDARVFTGTPAQLADLLQDLQQAGLTGFRLRPGTLPHDLTAITRGLVPELQRRGAFRTEYRADTLRGLLGLTRPVNRYADV is encoded by the coding sequence ATGCCCCGATCACCCTCAGCCCTCCATCTGGCCGTCGCACTCGACGGCGCGGGCTGGCATCCCGCGGCCTGGCGGGAGCCGGCCGCCCGGCCGGGCGAACTGTTCACCGCGCGCTACTGGGCCGATCTCGTCACCGAGGCCGAGCAGGGCCTGCTGGACCTCGTGACCATCGAGGACGCACTGAGCCTCCAGTCCACCGACCTGGACGGCCTCGACGGCAGGACCGACCAGGTACGGGGGCGGCTCGACGCGGTACTGATCGCCGCCCGGATCGCACCGCTGACCCGGCACATCGGCCTGGTGCCGACCACGGTGGTGACCCACACCGAGCCGTTCCACGTGTCCAAGGCGATCGCCACCGTCGACTTCGTCAGCGGCGGCCGCGCCGGCGTCCGGGTGAAGGTGTCCGGGCGCGGCGACGAAGCCGCCCACTTCGGCCGCCGTACCGTGCCCCGCCTGCGCGTCGATGAGCTGGACACACCGGCGGGCCGCGCCGCGCTCAAGGAACTCTTCGACGAGGCCGCCGACTACGTCGAGGTGCTGCGCAGACTCTGGGACAGCTGGGAGGACGACGCGGAGATCCGTGACGCCGCCACCGGTCGCTTCATCGACCGCGAGAAGTTGCACTACATCGACTTCGAGGGCGACAGGTTCAGCGTCAAGGGACCCTCCATCACCCCGCGCCCGCCGCAGGGCCAGCCGATCGTGTCGGCCCTGGCACACAGGACCGAGCCGTTCCGGCTGGTCGCCCGCTCGGCCGACCTCGGATTCGTCACCCCGCGCGACACCGCGCACGCCACGGAGATCGTCACCGAGATCCGCGAGGCGCAGACCGCCGCCGGACGGGCCGACGAGACGGTCCACGTCTTCGGCGACCTGGTGGTGTTCATCGACGACGACCCGGCGGCCGCCGCCGACCGGAAGGCCGCGCTGGACGAGCGCGCCGGCGCCCCGTACACCAGCGACGCGCGGGTCTTCACCGGTACCCCCGCCCAACTGGCGGATCTGCTCCAGGACTTGCAGCAGGCGGGACTGACCGGATTCCGGCTGCGGCCCGGCACCCTGCCGCACGACCTGACCGCGATCACCCGCGGGCTCGTGCCCGAACTCCAGCGCCGTGGTGCGTTCCGCACCGAATACCGGGCGGACACCCTGCGCGGGCTGCTCGGCCTCACCCGTCCCGTCAACCGCTACGCCGACGTCTGA
- a CDS encoding NtaA/DmoA family FMN-dependent monooxygenase (This protein belongs to a clade of FMN-dependent monooxygenases, within a broader family of flavin-dependent oxidoreductases, the luciferase-like monooxygenase (LMM) family, some of whose members use coenzyme F420 rather than FMN.) → MSKPLKQIHLAAHFPGVNNTTVWTDPASGSQIDFSSFAHLARTAERAKFDFLFLAEGLRLREQNNQIYDLDVVGRPDTFTVLSALAAVTDKLGLAGTINSTFNEPYDVARQFASLDHLSAGRAAWNVVTSWDEFTGQNFRRGGYLAQEDRYERARQFLAATWELFDSWQGDEIVADKESGTFLKNPAPGRFDHHVSQFDISGHFDVPRSPQGRPVIFQAGDSEEGREFAAAGADAIFTRHGTLEDGRAFYADVKRRLARYGRSPDDLKILPGVTYVLGDTDAEARERADVVRHQQVSGQTAIKFLEQLWNRDLSSYDPDGPLPAIDPLVGENTVARGRASVRMHRDPLATAAQWRALAEEKKLSIRELIIEVTGRQSFIGSPATVADALDEFVQTDAGDGFILVPHLVPGGLDEFADTVVPLLQERGVFRTEYEGDTLRDHLGLGELRAGDADRRAAS, encoded by the coding sequence ATGAGCAAGCCCCTGAAGCAGATCCATCTGGCAGCGCACTTCCCCGGAGTCAACAACACCACCGTCTGGACCGACCCGGCGTCCGGCAGCCAGATCGACTTCAGCTCTTTCGCCCATCTCGCCCGCACCGCCGAACGCGCCAAGTTCGACTTCCTGTTCCTCGCCGAAGGTCTGCGGCTGCGCGAGCAGAACAACCAGATCTACGACCTGGACGTGGTCGGCCGGCCCGACACCTTCACCGTGCTGAGCGCGCTCGCCGCCGTCACGGACAAGCTCGGCCTGGCCGGCACCATCAACTCCACCTTCAACGAACCGTACGACGTGGCACGGCAGTTCGCGTCCCTGGACCATCTGTCGGCCGGCCGCGCCGCGTGGAACGTCGTCACCTCCTGGGACGAGTTCACCGGGCAGAACTTCCGCCGCGGCGGCTATCTGGCCCAGGAGGACCGCTACGAGCGTGCCCGGCAGTTCCTCGCCGCCACCTGGGAGCTGTTCGACTCCTGGCAGGGTGACGAGATCGTCGCCGACAAGGAGTCCGGGACCTTCCTGAAGAACCCGGCGCCGGGACGATTCGACCACCACGTCAGCCAGTTCGACATCAGCGGTCACTTCGACGTCCCGCGCAGCCCGCAGGGCCGGCCGGTGATCTTCCAGGCGGGGGACTCCGAGGAGGGCCGGGAGTTCGCCGCCGCCGGCGCCGACGCCATCTTCACCCGGCACGGCACCCTGGAGGACGGCCGGGCGTTCTACGCCGACGTCAAACGGCGCCTCGCCCGCTACGGCCGCTCGCCCGACGACCTGAAGATCCTGCCCGGTGTCACCTACGTGCTCGGTGACACCGACGCCGAGGCGCGGGAGCGCGCGGACGTCGTCCGCCACCAGCAGGTCAGCGGGCAGACCGCGATCAAGTTCCTGGAACAGCTCTGGAACCGGGACCTCAGCTCCTACGACCCCGACGGGCCGCTGCCCGCCATCGACCCGCTGGTCGGCGAGAACACCGTCGCACGCGGCCGGGCCAGTGTCCGGATGCACCGCGATCCGCTCGCCACGGCGGCGCAGTGGCGCGCCCTGGCCGAGGAGAAGAAGCTCTCGATCCGCGAGCTGATCATCGAGGTGACCGGCCGGCAGTCGTTCATCGGCAGCCCCGCCACGGTCGCCGACGCGCTCGACGAGTTCGTGCAGACCGACGCGGGCGACGGCTTCATCCTCGTACCGCACCTGGTCCCCGGCGGCCTCGACGAGTTCGCCGACACGGTCGTACCGCTGCTCCAGGAGCGCGGGGTGTTCCGCACCGAGTACGAGGGCGACACCCTGCGCGACCACCTCGGGCTCGGGGAACTGCGCGCCGGGGACGCCGACAGGAGGGCGGCCTCGTGA
- a CDS encoding LLM class flavin-dependent oxidoreductase, which translates to MKFLAITLIVHAPDPTTGVRKSTQDRFREVIGNALLAEELGFDGFGVGERHERPFISSSPPVVLSHLAALTKRIRLFTAVTTLSLLDPVRAYEDYATLDHLSQGRLELIIGKGNGAAQRELFHVTPDDQWDRNAESYELFRQIWRNDKVTASPRFRGSLEDAEVWPRPLQQPVRVWHGSATSQESVDLAARYGDPLFSANVTNPIEPYAELVRYYRERWAHYGHDPALATVGAGSAGSYTARTSQQALADYRPVFEGQLAMQKRLGADPVFTTLEDFVERSSALVGSPQQVIEKVHRYHEQFGHTVLHVHADASGLTDAQHRDSLELFQSDVAPVLRREIPDPPWNWGPVVPELAAH; encoded by the coding sequence GTGAAGTTCCTGGCCATCACCCTGATCGTGCATGCCCCGGACCCCACCACCGGTGTGCGCAAATCCACCCAGGACCGGTTCCGCGAAGTGATCGGCAACGCGCTGCTCGCCGAGGAGCTGGGCTTCGACGGCTTCGGTGTCGGCGAGCGGCACGAGCGCCCGTTCATCTCGTCGTCCCCGCCGGTGGTGCTCAGCCATCTGGCCGCGCTGACCAAGCGGATACGGCTGTTCACCGCGGTGACGACGCTGAGCCTGCTCGACCCGGTGCGCGCCTACGAGGACTACGCCACGCTGGACCATCTGTCCCAGGGCCGGCTCGAACTGATCATCGGCAAGGGGAACGGCGCGGCGCAGCGCGAGCTGTTCCACGTCACGCCCGACGACCAGTGGGACCGCAACGCCGAGTCGTACGAGCTGTTCCGGCAGATCTGGCGCAACGACAAGGTCACCGCTTCGCCCCGGTTCCGCGGCTCGTTGGAGGACGCCGAGGTCTGGCCCCGGCCGCTCCAGCAGCCGGTACGGGTCTGGCACGGCAGCGCGACCAGCCAGGAGTCGGTGGATCTCGCGGCGCGCTACGGCGATCCGCTGTTCTCCGCCAACGTCACCAACCCGATCGAGCCGTACGCGGAACTGGTCCGGTACTACCGCGAGCGGTGGGCGCACTACGGGCACGACCCGGCGCTCGCCACGGTCGGCGCCGGGTCGGCCGGGTCGTACACGGCGCGTACGTCGCAGCAGGCGCTCGCCGACTACCGCCCCGTCTTCGAGGGCCAGTTGGCCATGCAGAAGCGGCTCGGCGCCGATCCGGTCTTCACCACGCTGGAGGACTTCGTCGAGCGCAGCTCCGCGCTGGTCGGCAGTCCGCAGCAGGTGATCGAGAAGGTGCACCGGTATCACGAGCAGTTCGGCCACACCGTGCTCCATGTGCACGCCGACGCGAGCGGGCTCACCGACGCCCAGCACCGCGACAGCCTGGAGCTGTTCCAGTCGGACGTCGCCCCCGTCCTGCGCCGCGAGATCCCCGACCCGCCGTGGAACTGGGGCCCGGTCGTGCCCGAACTCGCCGCCCACTGA
- a CDS encoding LLM class flavin-dependent oxidoreductase, translating to MANTPLAVLDLVPISSGSDAAQALRNSIDLARHAERLGYARYWFAEHHLNPGVAGTSPAVLLALTAAATSTIRLGSGAVQLGHRTALATVEEFGLLDTAYPGRFDLGLGRSGGKPPATTDAPPVVTDVVDGRTPGGLRIPARFSFEHLLKSPRFVLHKKLLQQPGAESQPYDEQIADILALLDGTYTADNGVEAHIVPGEGADLQVWILGSSAGISAQVAGANGLRFAANYHVSPATVLEAAAGYRAAFKPSAELDRPYVSVSADVVVAEDEATARELATGYGLWVRSIRSGEGAIQFPTPEEARAHPWTPEDTALVADRVETQFVGTPGQVADQLEILRDATGADELVITSITHDHADRVRTYELLAEEWGGR from the coding sequence GTGGCCAACACACCTCTCGCGGTACTGGACCTCGTGCCGATCTCCTCCGGCTCGGACGCCGCCCAGGCACTGCGTAACAGCATCGACCTGGCGCGGCACGCCGAGCGGCTGGGCTACGCCCGCTACTGGTTCGCCGAACACCATCTCAACCCCGGCGTCGCCGGTACGTCCCCCGCCGTGCTGCTGGCCCTGACCGCCGCGGCGACCTCCACCATCAGACTCGGCTCCGGGGCCGTGCAGCTCGGCCATCGCACCGCGCTCGCCACCGTCGAGGAGTTCGGGCTGCTCGACACCGCGTACCCCGGCCGGTTCGACCTCGGCCTCGGCAGGTCGGGCGGCAAACCGCCGGCCACGACGGACGCCCCGCCGGTCGTGACGGACGTCGTCGACGGCCGCACCCCCGGCGGGCTCAGAATCCCGGCCAGGTTCTCCTTCGAGCACCTGCTGAAGTCGCCGCGCTTCGTCCTGCACAAGAAGCTGCTCCAGCAGCCGGGCGCCGAATCCCAGCCCTACGACGAGCAGATAGCCGACATCCTCGCGCTGCTGGACGGTACGTACACCGCCGACAACGGCGTGGAGGCGCATATCGTGCCCGGCGAGGGTGCCGACCTCCAGGTGTGGATCCTGGGCAGCAGCGCGGGGATCAGCGCACAGGTCGCCGGCGCCAACGGGCTGCGGTTCGCCGCGAATTACCACGTCAGCCCGGCCACCGTACTGGAGGCGGCGGCGGGTTACCGCGCCGCCTTCAAGCCGTCGGCCGAGCTGGACCGGCCGTACGTCAGCGTCTCGGCCGACGTGGTCGTCGCCGAGGACGAGGCCACGGCGCGTGAGCTGGCCACCGGCTACGGCCTGTGGGTGCGCAGCATCCGCAGCGGCGAGGGCGCCATCCAGTTCCCCACCCCGGAGGAGGCACGCGCCCACCCCTGGACGCCGGAGGACACGGCGCTGGTCGCCGACCGGGTGGAGACCCAGTTCGTCGGCACACCGGGGCAGGTCGCCGACCAGCTGGAGATCCTCAGGGACGCCACCGGCGCCGACGAGCTGGTCATCACCTCGATCACCCACGACCACGCCGACCGCGTCCGTACGTACGAGCTGCTCGCCGAGGAATGGGGCGGGCGATGA
- a CDS encoding flavin reductase family protein produces the protein MSVTRTRCLDAAPPALQPAELRRVFGAFPTGVTAIAALADGAPVGLAASSFTSVSLDPPLVSVCVAHSSTTWPVLRDRDRLGVSVLGAHQEAAGRQLAARGADRFAGLGWRATPAGAVLIDGASAWFDCSVEQHIRAGDHDIVLLRVHALDADHSVVPLVFHASRFRRLEADL, from the coding sequence ATGAGCGTGACCCGGACACGATGCCTGGACGCGGCGCCGCCGGCGCTGCAACCCGCCGAGTTGCGCCGGGTGTTCGGCGCTTTCCCCACCGGGGTCACCGCGATCGCCGCCCTCGCCGACGGGGCGCCGGTCGGCCTCGCCGCGAGTTCGTTCACCTCCGTGTCGCTCGACCCGCCGCTGGTGTCGGTGTGCGTGGCCCACAGCTCGACCACCTGGCCCGTGCTGCGCGACCGGGACCGGCTCGGGGTCAGCGTGCTCGGCGCCCACCAGGAGGCCGCCGGACGGCAGTTGGCGGCGCGCGGCGCCGACAGGTTCGCCGGGCTCGGCTGGCGCGCGACCCCTGCGGGGGCGGTGCTGATCGACGGCGCGAGCGCCTGGTTCGACTGCTCCGTCGAGCAGCACATCCGGGCGGGCGACCACGACATCGTCCTGCTGCGCGTCCACGCGCTGGACGCCGATCACTCGGTGGTGCCGCTGGTGTTCCACGCCAGCCGGTTCCGCCGGCTCGAAGCAGATCTCTAG
- a CDS encoding DUF1684 domain-containing protein has translation MTIQDTDRAGFVQQWEKWHEEHERSLADPHGFLAVTSLRWLDAEPARFPDAPGVWSTTEDGVVVELAEGEELTVDGEVVQGRHSFGVIAERGSVYAVAGDAVIEVAKRGGHDIVRPRHPENPLRVEHTDTPAYAPDPLWARTGRYVPFDAPRAVTVGAAVEGLQHVYDAPGQVEFEVAGTTHRLTAFNGRAPGSLLVLFTDATSGVTTYAANRALAVDAPDEQGAVVVDFNRATNLPCAYTDLATCPLPPAENRLPVAVEAGEKIPLERIG, from the coding sequence ATGACCATCCAGGACACCGACCGGGCGGGCTTCGTCCAGCAGTGGGAGAAGTGGCACGAGGAACACGAGCGGTCGCTGGCCGACCCGCACGGCTTCCTCGCCGTCACCAGCCTGCGCTGGCTGGACGCCGAGCCCGCCCGATTCCCCGACGCGCCGGGCGTCTGGTCGACCACCGAGGACGGCGTGGTCGTCGAGCTGGCCGAGGGGGAGGAGCTGACCGTCGACGGCGAGGTGGTGCAGGGCAGGCACAGCTTCGGCGTCATCGCCGAGCGGGGCAGTGTGTACGCGGTGGCCGGCGACGCGGTGATCGAGGTCGCCAAACGCGGCGGCCACGACATCGTGCGCCCGCGCCACCCGGAGAACCCGCTGCGGGTCGAGCACACCGACACCCCGGCCTACGCCCCCGACCCGCTCTGGGCGCGCACCGGCCGCTACGTCCCCTTCGACGCACCGCGCGCGGTGACCGTGGGGGCAGCGGTCGAAGGGCTCCAGCATGTCTACGACGCCCCGGGCCAGGTCGAGTTCGAGGTGGCCGGTACCACACACCGGCTGACCGCCTTCAACGGCCGCGCGCCCGGCAGCCTGCTGGTGCTCTTCACCGACGCCACCTCCGGTGTGACGACGTACGCGGCGAACCGAGCCCTGGCGGTGGACGCCCCCGACGAACAGGGCGCGGTGGTCGTGGACTTCAACCGCGCGACGAACCTGCCCTGCGCCTACACCGACCTGGCCACCTGCCCGCTGCCGCCGGCCGAGAACCGGCTGCCGGTCGCGGTCGAGGCGGGCGAGAAGATCCCGCTGGAGCGCATCGGCTGA
- a CDS encoding TetR/AcrR family transcriptional regulator, protein MSTPRPRRPRADARRNYERLLAVADTAFREHGTAAPLDGIARQAGVAIGTLYGHFPNRVALAGALLRERHGTLFAFGEELLTHASAQEGLSGWIRAVVAHAAAYRGLAGLLAEGRGDETSELHASCLRMADLTDRLVARAHEAGVVRDDATGDDVSALMNAAAWASEQVPREQADRLVNFLISGLRPESVH, encoded by the coding sequence ATGAGCACGCCCCGCCCACGGCGCCCACGGGCCGACGCCCGGCGCAACTACGAGCGCCTGCTGGCCGTGGCCGACACCGCCTTCAGGGAACACGGCACGGCGGCGCCGCTGGACGGCATCGCACGTCAGGCGGGGGTCGCGATCGGGACGCTGTACGGGCACTTCCCCAACCGGGTGGCCCTGGCCGGCGCGCTGCTGCGCGAGCGGCACGGCACGCTGTTCGCGTTCGGGGAGGAACTGCTCACCCACGCGTCGGCGCAGGAAGGCCTCAGCGGCTGGATCCGCGCGGTGGTGGCCCACGCCGCCGCGTACCGGGGGCTGGCCGGGTTGCTGGCCGAAGGACGGGGCGACGAGACGTCGGAGCTGCACGCGTCCTGTCTGCGGATGGCCGACCTCACGGACCGGCTCGTGGCGCGGGCGCACGAGGCGGGGGTCGTACGGGACGACGCCACGGGCGACGACGTGTCGGCGCTGATGAACGCGGCGGCCTGGGCGAGCGAGCAGGTGCCGCGGGAACAGGCGGATCGGCTCGTGAATTTCCTCATCAGCGGGCTGCGGCCCGAGTCGGTGCACTGA